The following coding sequences lie in one Sinorhizobium fredii USDA 257 genomic window:
- the hisC gene encoding histidinol-phosphate transaminase, with product MSKFWSPIVSRLTPYVPGEQPRMANLVKLNTNESPYGPSEQALEAIRSAANAELRLYPDPVALGLREAIAARCGVSAGEVFVGNGSDEVLAHAFAALLKHDEPLLYPDISYSFYPTYAGLFGIDAIEVPLNTAFRIDIADYRRPCGAIILPNPNAPTGIGLPLGEIERLVAEHPDQTVVIDEAYIDFGGESAAALVPKYDNLLVVQTFSKSRALAGLRVGFAIGQRVLIEALERVKDSFNSYPLGRAAQAGATAAIRDEAWFEATRGKIIATRARLTSELEKRGFEVLPSQANFIFARHPDQAGQTLAAKLRERAVIVRHFAKPRISDFLRITIGTDEECARLISALDEIL from the coding sequence ATGAGCAAATTCTGGTCGCCGATCGTTTCCAGGCTCACACCCTATGTTCCGGGCGAGCAGCCGCGCATGGCCAATCTCGTCAAGCTCAACACCAATGAAAGTCCGTACGGTCCGTCGGAACAGGCGCTCGAGGCGATCCGGTCGGCGGCAAACGCCGAACTCCGGCTCTATCCGGATCCGGTCGCGCTGGGCCTGAGGGAGGCGATCGCCGCACGATGTGGCGTCTCGGCCGGGGAAGTCTTCGTCGGCAATGGCTCCGACGAGGTGCTGGCCCACGCCTTCGCCGCGCTGCTGAAGCACGACGAGCCGCTGCTCTATCCGGACATTTCCTACAGCTTCTATCCGACCTATGCGGGGCTTTTCGGCATCGATGCGATCGAAGTGCCGCTCAACACCGCATTCCGCATCGATATCGCCGACTATCGTCGCCCCTGCGGCGCAATCATCCTGCCCAACCCCAATGCGCCGACCGGCATCGGCCTGCCGCTTGGCGAGATCGAGCGGCTGGTCGCCGAACATCCCGACCAGACGGTGGTGATCGACGAGGCCTATATCGACTTCGGCGGCGAATCGGCGGCCGCGCTCGTTCCGAAATACGACAATCTGCTGGTCGTGCAGACCTTCTCCAAGTCCCGGGCTCTGGCCGGCCTGCGCGTCGGTTTCGCGATCGGCCAGCGGGTGCTGATCGAGGCGCTGGAGCGCGTCAAGGACAGTTTTAACTCCTATCCGCTCGGACGCGCCGCCCAGGCTGGCGCGACCGCCGCGATCAGGGACGAGGCGTGGTTCGAGGCGACGCGCGGCAAGATCATCGCCACGCGTGCGCGGTTGACGAGCGAACTGGAGAAACGCGGCTTCGAAGTCCTGCCGTCGCAGGCGAACTTTATCTTCGCCCGCCATCCGGACCAGGCCGGTCAGACGCTCGCGGCCAAGCTGCGCGAGCGCGCAGTCATCGTCCGGCACTTCGCCAAGCCGCGGATTTCGGATTTCCTGCGCATCACCATCGGCACCGACGAGGAATGCGCCAGGCTGATTTCGGCGCTCGACGAGATTCTCTAG
- a CDS encoding LysE family translocator, whose protein sequence is MLELTPYLPQLLVAWTAYVIATASPGPAVLAIIATSVSQGRKAGLALAFGVLTGSYTWAMLTASGLSALIRTYGEAIIVLKIAGACYLFWLAYNALRAAMRGDTPRPSLGVPLQMSLKKLYLKGLGIHLTNPKAIFAWIMLVSLGMPEGAPAAVTATFIGGCMLIGLVTFCGFAIVFSLSPVHRGYLKSRRIIESLMAGFFAFAGLKLLTTRL, encoded by the coding sequence ATGCTCGAACTCACGCCTTATCTTCCGCAGCTTCTGGTCGCCTGGACGGCCTATGTCATCGCCACCGCATCGCCAGGCCCGGCGGTTCTGGCGATCATCGCGACGTCGGTGAGCCAGGGGCGAAAGGCCGGGCTGGCGCTTGCCTTCGGCGTGCTGACCGGCAGCTACACCTGGGCGATGCTGACCGCCTCGGGCCTCTCGGCGCTCATCCGGACCTATGGCGAGGCGATCATCGTCCTGAAGATCGCCGGCGCCTGCTATCTTTTCTGGCTCGCCTACAATGCGCTGCGAGCAGCGATGCGAGGTGACACACCCCGGCCATCCCTTGGCGTTCCGTTGCAAATGTCGCTGAAGAAGCTCTATCTCAAGGGCCTCGGCATCCACCTGACCAATCCCAAGGCGATCTTCGCCTGGATTATGCTGGTGTCGCTCGGCATGCCGGAAGGGGCGCCGGCCGCCGTCACCGCCACCTTCATCGGCGGCTGCATGCTGATCGGCCTCGTCACCTTTTGCGGCTTTGCGATCGTCTTCTCGCTGTCGCCGGTGCACCGCGGCTATCTGAAATCGCGGCGGATCATCGAGAGCCTGATGGCCGGCTTCTTCGCCTTTGCCGGCCTGAAGCTTTTGACCACCCGGCTTTGA